The Salmo salar chromosome ssa04, Ssal_v3.1, whole genome shotgun sequence genomic sequence agaacgaggggcctaggattgagccttggggtactcccttggtgacaggtagtggctgagacagcacatTTTCGGACTTTAAACACTGCAGTCTTTGAGAGggatagttagcaaaccaggccaaagaccacACAGAGACGCCCGATACTCCTTAGCTGGTCCACAAGAATGTGATGTTCTACCGTaccaaaagctttggccaagtcaataaaaatagcagcacaatattgcttagaatcaagggcaatggtgaaaTCATTGAagacagttaggatcagcttgatctcccctttaacctctatgggctaggtgggacgctagcgtgccacccatggtgcactccatcaacagcaggtgcatttcaagagcggcaaatttgaatccaaataaatgtcaaaattcaaatttttcaaacatacaactattttacaccctttgaaagataaacatctccttaatctaaccacgttttacgatttcaaaaaggttttacggcgaaagcataaatttatagtatgttaggacagtacatttacaagagttgtgtgtaatgttttgtcaattcaaagacagggtcaccaaaaccataaaaccagctaaaatgatgcactaaccttttacaatctccatcagatgacactcctaggacattatgttagacaatgcatgcatttttagttctatcaagttcatatttatatccaaaaacagcgttttactatggcattgatgttgaggaaatcgtttccctccaataaccggcagtcaagtcagcgtcacaaattaaataattaaaattagaaaacatcggtaaaatattatattgtcatttaaagaattatagatgtacatctcttgaacgcaatcaacttgccagatttaaaaataaccttactgggaaatcacactttgcaataatctgagcactgcgcccagaaaaatacgcgttgcgatacagactagacgtcatgttggggagatctaaaatcgaaaatactatgtaaataatccattacctttgattctcttcatcagatgtcacttccaggtatcacaggtccacaacgaatgtagttttgttcaaaaaagctcatcatttatgtccaaaaatctccgtcttgttagcacatgatctaagccagccggacttctcgtcatgaacgaggggaaaaaatatatttacgttcgttcaaacatgtcaaatgttgtatagcataaatcattagggccttttttaaccagaacatgaataatattcaaggcggacgaatgcatactcttttataacgtattggaacgaagggtacccaacatgaactcgcgcgccaggtgtctaatgggacatcatcgttccatggctcttgttcggtcagatctccctccagaagactcaaaacactttgtaaaggctggtgacatgtagtggaagcaataggaagtgccaaaatattcctcagcccctgtgtttttcaatgggataggtttgaaggcaatacaacacatcagatttccacttcctgttaggatttgtctcagggttttgactgccatatgagttctgttatactcacagacaccattcaaacggttttagaaactttagactgttttctatccaaatatactaattatatgcatattctagttactgggtaggagtggtaaccagattaaatcgggtacgtttttttatccggccgagcaaatactgccccctatccccaacaggttaacctctctaggggaggtgggacgaaatcgtcccacactattcaacagccagtgacaaatcagagcgccaaatttaaaacaacaaaatgtcataattcaaagttctcaaacataggactattttacaccattttatagatacacttctcctgaatcgaaccatgttgtccgatttccaaaaggctttacagcaaaagcaaaacattagattatgttagtagAGTACATAGacgcaaaaaaaacacacagccatttccaagcaactagcatgcatcacaaatacccaaaacacagctaaatgcagcactaacctttgatgatcttcatcagatgacactcctaggacattatgttatacaatacatggatgttttgttcaatcaagttcatatttatatcaaaaaacagctttttacattagcatgtgatgttcagaactagcatacccaccgaaaacttccggtgaatttactaaattactcatgataaacgttgacaaaatacataacaattattttaagaattatagatacagaactcctttatgcaatcgctatgtccgattttaaaatagcttttcggcgaaagcacattttgcaatattctgagtacatagctcggccatcacggctagctattttgacatccgccaacttcggggtcaccaaaactctgaattactattagaaaaattggattacctttgctgttctttgtcagaatgcgctcccaggacttctacttcaacaacaaatgttgttttggttccaaataatacatagttatatccaaataccgccgttttgttcgtgcgttcaggtcactatccgaagggtaacgcgcgagcgcatttcgtgacaaaaaatgtcaaaatattccattaccgtacttagaagcatgtcaaacgctgtttaaaataaatttttatgctacttttctcgtaaaatagcgataatattccaaccgggcaacgttgtattcattcaaagactgaaagaaaaaatggagaagtctcgttaacgcgcatctccagtctcactgtccccaggcagaccacttacaaactatgctcctatactttgcccagagacagcagacaccccattccactttctggcgcctttagagagccaatggaagcctttcgaacgtgtcacgttacagcacagatgctgtaattttgatagagatgcaacagaaggacaacaaattgtcagacagggcactcctaatctactaattatatgcatagtctagtttctgggcaggagtagtaaccagattaaatcaggtatgtttttatccggccgtgaaaatactgccctctataccacaacaggttaagggacatgggcagcagtgaggaggagggtctattctccaggtctttaactgtttCCCAGAAcgtcttggggttagacccacagagagagaactgctccttaaagtaactaactttggccttccggatatcctgagtgcacttatttctcatttgcttgaacgagagccagtcagcttgAGTATGTGTGTGCCGAGTCTTTCGtgaaatgcaattcttgaggtgaagtaactctgcaagatcacggtcgaaccaggggctgaacctgtttttaaatctcattttctttatgggggcgtgtttgttaacaataccacagaAAATATCAATAAAGATGGTCTAAGGTCCACTTCTCTCCCACTGTAGCGTTTCCTTCTCCTCAGTCAGGGTGTTGTAAATAGTGACtgatctgtagctggtctctctcttcattcaatgttgtagctggtctctctctttctaaaactggTCTCTGTCTTCAGTCAGGGTTTTGTAACTGGTCTGAATTTTGCCTCTTTCTGCAGATGAGTTGGTCTTATAAACTAAGAAGACTCTTTCTGCAAATGAGTTGGTCTTATAAACTAAGAAGACTCTTTCTGCAAATGAGTTGGTCTTATAAACTAAGAAGACTATATCTGCAGATGAGTTGGATTTATAAGCTAAGAAGCTCTGAGAGTCCCGTTATCTGCAATAACAACTAAAACAGAAAACCACAGAACTGCCGGTAAATTGTAGGAATTATAACATTTACCAACAGTTGACAGTCAGTAGGACAACACATCAAGACCTATGAAGGGTCTCTTCACTGTTTTATAAAATATGTGTTTATAGTTTTtctttgcattgtgtgtgtgtgtatttgcacaTGTTAGTGTGTGGTTgcacttgagtgtgtgtgtgcacctttgtgtgtgtgtgtgtgagagagagagaaagattgtgtgtgtattaggttgacCTCCCGGTCCGttctttggagaaatgtcttctacCTCTTTGTCTTGGTGCTGGTCTCATGGTCCCTCAGGGTGTCTGCACTGACGTAGATGTCCACAATCCTCTCCTCAGCTTCACTTCTGTCAAACTTGACCTTCTTGGTCACATCTGGCTTGTCATGCATGGCCTCAGACATCTCCAACAATGTATTGTGTTTTCTGACTATACAGCAATGTCTACTCAGGTTCTGAACCTATCACCACCCCTGTGTCTGCTTTGTGTCCATTTCTGAGACTAAGTGTTTTTGATATGTTGTCCCCAGAAGAAAGTGAAATGTAAAAAGAGGAAGATAAACTAAAAGTAACATGGTGGTTGAGGTTGGGACATGTTCTTTTCCTTTAAACATATTCATCTGATTCCTGAGTCGATAGTGTAGACTTACCAGACCTGGGATGAAATACTGTATGAAAATATGAGAATGCCTTGCCAAGGAaaacttccaaatggacaaattCGAGGTAAAAAGGAGTTGGAGCAgtcaacaaaaaaatgcagagaTTGATTTCTTATTGCTCACTTTAATACATTGTACAGGATGCGAACAGGTGACTGACATTTCAACATCAAGCTGACATCTTCCTCAGAGTGACCTGACCATTGCACATAGATCCTATTTTATCGCTAACGGCCCGTTGAGACACAACAATGTAAAATAATTATAATGATAATATTTTCCAAGATAAACTGCAAATTATAGCACAAAATAATAAGATAAATAGTGTGTCTCGTTAATCAATAGGCCAAATTTACATTTGGGTGTCTGTGAATCTGGAGATGAAACCCAAAAAATCAAGGCAACAACATTATAGAAACGAGGACAGTGAAAAATCATGATTTCGCCCCTCTGGTTCCAGTGTCTAATGAGTACTGCCAGAATGCCTCTCTATATGAAATCATTTAAAATACTTCTGTTGCAACAGAAAAGCCCCAGTACCCACCTGGCACTGAAGACAGGCTAAAGCAAAAGCTCAAAGCGTTTGAAAGATTTCAagttgtatttgaacccaggtctcgcACTTAACTGACGTGCACTCATCTGGAGTCGACTGTACTGACTTAACAACCTCATACTGTTCCCTTCTACCTGTTCTAATGCAGCTGCTTACTtttagtgttgttgtgtctcAATCATTGTCTGTGTCTGATGAGGTGTCCATCATTTAACTACTGAAGACAGGAAGCTACTAATGTATCCCAGGAAGTAAATGGGAATTTGATTCATATGTTCAGAATGAAACAAACATAAATGAGAAGGGatggagacagaatgagagagggagagtcagagagagagagtcatagagatgaagagagagggggggtagttgTTACAGAAGGTTTTTGTTACACAACTCACAAATCCACTCCAGTTTATTATCACAATTTGAATCATTCCATGTCTTCTCAGGCTGATGTTGTCCATCATCTAGTTCAACACAGTCCTTCTCCTGATGGGTTGAatgaccaccaccactactaggcTGTTTGCTCCCCCAGAACCTATGTTGTCAACACAGAGAACCACTGTCAGTAAAACATCATCCTAAATGAAATAAATTGTGCCTGTGTTTTTCTGATTTAAAGCCACAAGCTGTCAGATGTGGGCCACCAACAAAAAGTAAAAAACATACGTAGTGTtaaaaaaataacttttttttcccTTTTCTTTAAGAAAATTATGCTTGGTTTCTATGATTCATCTATAGAGCTCATTGAATGACATCTACGACGGGAAACATTTGTCTTTATGAAGATGATCTGAAGcaatatcatttgttttcaaagtCTCCATATCACAACTGGATGGTCAAATCTCTCACCCTGTCTTCAGTGGTGTGCCGTCTACCCATTTCCAGGacccctcagtctctctgtcagtcagaccGATCCAGACTCTCTTTTTGAGGCCATAGAGAAACCTCTGTTGTTGAGAAAGATAAATTAATACTGATCAAAATATGTttattatgtctctctctctctctctatgtatttatctatctcccccactctctcaccaTTTCCTTCTTGCTGTTTATGATCACcaggtctgctcctctctccagacagtcCTTTCTGCTCTCACTCCAGGTTTTTTTCTCAGTAGAGACGAAGTACCAACAGGATTCAAACCTTTTCCGGCCTTCAGAACAGGTTAGTTTAAACATTCATTACCATATCATTATTCCGCACTAATTAATGAAGGTATACAAACAACATTTTTGTCCGCGTTCAGGGCCGTAACCAGGGTTTGAGTTTTAGTGAGGTCGTAAGACAGCGGGATTAATTGTATAGAAACTTTCCAAAAAGTACTGCATTtctatataataaaaaaaacattatggTGCTATTTGGAGAAGagcaaaaacaagcaaaaatgaCCCCAGCCATTATTACCTTGGCTGCTGTAGGTTCATTCACCTCAGTTGATCTACAAACACAAAGCCTACTAGCTACACAATAGTAATGTTATACGCCAGAAAGGGAAGAAATATGAGAAATGAGTTACAATGACAAGTAGCATCAGTGACTGTTCAGTCAGTTGTATTGATGAATTGTGTAATTCATCATCTC encodes the following:
- the LOC106602711 gene encoding C-type lectin domain family 4 member E isoform X2, producing the protein MSEAIYAMPDMTKKVKFDRSEAEERIVDIYVSADTLRDHETSTKTEDVEHTSTNGPGDQHTGRQQTRYNLSKERDQLQREKDDLMEKFSNLSRKRFESCWYFVSTEKKTWSESRKDCLERGADLVIINSKKEMRFLYGLKKRVWIGLTDRETEGSWKWVDGTPLKTGFWGSKQPSSGGGHSTHQEKDCVELDDGQHQPEKTWNDSNCDNKLEWICELCNKNLL
- the LOC106602711 gene encoding C-type lectin domain family 4 member E isoform X1, producing MSEAIYAMPDMTKKVKFDRSEAEERIVDIYVSADTLRDHETSTKTEDVEHTSTNGPGDQHTEPDSTGKRPFLAVAVCLGLLCVLLLAGIIGQSVHCRQQTRYNLSKERDQLQREKDDLMEKFSNLSRKRFESCWYFVSTEKKTWSESRKDCLERGADLVIINSKKEMRFLYGLKKRVWIGLTDRETEGSWKWVDGTPLKTGFWGSKQPSSGGGHSTHQEKDCVELDDGQHQPEKTWNDSNCDNKLEWICELCNKNLL